One Polaribacter sp. SA4-12 genomic window carries:
- a CDS encoding lipid A deacylase LpxR family protein yields MKYYIFTLLLFVSSLTISQEKFSQDISFITDNDLYVSKVRDRYYTSGIFLAYRYLSNNKNESLEKRILEWKLGHEMYTPNKAVVYNISQHDRPFAGYLYGSFGINRVYKKPQILNTSIQIGVIGSNSYAEELQEFIHDIYGFKEAVGWEYQIENAFVLNFNAEYLTTILNTEKNLFDITWTNELNLGTIYTNMSTGINARIGFRPLQKISNSIAFNTSLNNEQNNSFREVESFLYIKPMLRYAVYDATLQGSFLNNTSLVTKELVPIVLDIELGLKFTANRFNFGYTFIYNTNKSKDLRYTYGHKYGSIIINYLLR; encoded by the coding sequence ATGAAATACTACATCTTTACGCTGCTTTTATTTGTTTCATCACTTACAATATCACAAGAAAAATTTTCGCAAGATATAAGCTTTATCACTGACAACGATTTATATGTTTCTAAAGTAAGAGATAGATATTATACTAGTGGTATTTTTTTAGCATACAGATATCTTTCTAATAATAAAAACGAATCTTTAGAGAAACGCATTTTAGAATGGAAATTAGGACATGAAATGTATACTCCAAATAAAGCTGTAGTTTACAATATTAGTCAGCACGATAGACCTTTTGCGGGGTATTTGTATGGAAGTTTTGGTATAAATAGAGTTTATAAAAAACCACAAATTTTAAATACATCAATACAAATTGGTGTAATAGGTTCTAATTCTTATGCAGAAGAACTGCAAGAATTTATTCATGATATTTATGGTTTTAAGGAAGCTGTTGGTTGGGAATATCAAATAGAAAACGCATTTGTTCTAAATTTTAATGCTGAATATTTAACAACAATCTTAAATACTGAGAAAAATCTTTTTGATATTACTTGGACTAACGAGCTTAACCTAGGTACAATTTATACAAATATGTCAACAGGTATTAATGCAAGAATAGGATTTAGACCTTTGCAAAAGATATCTAATTCAATCGCTTTTAACACGAGTTTGAACAACGAACAAAATAACTCTTTTAGAGAAGTTGAATCTTTTTTATATATAAAGCCGATGTTACGTTATGCTGTTTATGACGCAACTTTACAAGGAAGTTTTTTAAACAATACAAGTTTAGTTACTAAAGAATTGGTGCCGATAGTTCTTGATATAGAATTAGGTTTAAAATTTACTGCAAATCGTTTTAACTTCGGATATACTTTTATTTACAATACGAACAAATCTAAAGACTTAAGATATACTTATGGACATAAGTACGGAAGTATAATAATTAACTACCTACTTCGTTAA
- the ppk2 gene encoding polyphosphate kinase 2 yields MEIKEGLSSEDFQNAKTSEELFALIKEKNKSCKKVKETVIYNEELRLLQIELVKLQRWISNNNKRVAIIFEGRDAAGKGGNIRRFMEHLNPRSSRLVALNKPTEIEKGQWYFQRYIKELPNPGEIVFFDRSWYNRAVVEPVMGFCSDQQYKEFLVQVPEFEHMMYEDGVIIIKFWLSITKDEQHKRFEGRKENPLKRWKFSPVDKQGQILWDRYTHYKEEMFSKTHTSYSPWMLIKTNDKKVARLEAIRHVLSKFDYEEKEAKIVLNPDPNVVMRYYRSNTQID; encoded by the coding sequence ATGGAAATCAAAGAAGGATTAAGTTCAGAAGACTTTCAGAACGCTAAAACTAGTGAGGAATTATTCGCTCTTATAAAAGAGAAGAATAAATCTTGTAAGAAAGTAAAAGAAACAGTTATATATAATGAAGAACTAAGGTTGCTTCAAATAGAGCTTGTTAAATTACAAAGATGGATATCTAACAACAATAAACGTGTCGCTATTATTTTTGAAGGAAGAGACGCTGCTGGTAAAGGTGGTAATATTCGTAGATTTATGGAACATCTAAACCCGCGTTCTAGTAGATTAGTTGCATTAAATAAACCTACTGAAATAGAAAAAGGGCAATGGTATTTTCAACGTTATATTAAGGAGTTACCAAACCCAGGAGAAATTGTTTTTTTTGACAGAAGTTGGTACAATAGAGCTGTTGTAGAACCTGTTATGGGGTTTTGTTCAGATCAGCAATACAAAGAATTTTTAGTGCAAGTTCCTGAATTTGAACACATGATGTATGAAGATGGAGTTATTATTATTAAATTCTGGCTTTCTATTACTAAAGATGAACAGCATAAACGTTTTGAAGGAAGAAAAGAAAATCCATTAAAAAGATGGAAATTTAGTCCGGTGGATAAACAAGGACAAATTCTTTGGGATAGATATACGCATTACAAAGAAGAAATGTTTTCTAAAACACATACGTCATACAGTCCTTGGATGCTGATAAAAACAAACGATAAAAAAGTAGCAAGGTTAGAGGCAATTAGACATGTTTTATCAAAGTTTGATTATGAAGAAAAGGAAGCGAAAATAGTTTTAAACCCTGATCCTAATGTTGTTATGCGTTATTATAGATCTAACACTCAAATAGATTAA
- the ppk2 gene encoding polyphosphate kinase 2: MELSPKNLKKLNSKKGLLALLSKEPLNVDRAIRYVDYQKKLQELQVELIRLQTWAINQEERIIVIFEGRDAAGKGGAIRRLTERINPRHMRIVALPKPTEDEQSQWYFQRYVEQLPKAGEIVFFDRSWYNRAVIEPVNGFCTQKEYDIFMNQVNDFERMILESGIHVVKIYMSISKKEQSKRFEEIKSDPLKQWKMTKLDEKAQDFWDDYTVYKKSMFEKTNTEISPWKIIRANRKTDARINVINHILDSIPYDKNLKI, translated from the coding sequence ATGGAATTATCACCTAAAAATTTAAAAAAACTCAATTCTAAAAAAGGGTTATTAGCACTTTTATCTAAAGAACCTCTAAATGTTGATAGAGCAATTCGATATGTAGATTATCAAAAGAAACTACAAGAATTACAAGTAGAATTGATTCGCTTACAAACATGGGCAATTAATCAAGAAGAACGAATAATTGTTATTTTTGAAGGACGAGATGCTGCAGGTAAAGGTGGAGCAATAAGAAGATTAACAGAACGTATTAATCCACGTCATATGCGTATTGTTGCTTTACCAAAACCAACAGAAGACGAACAATCTCAATGGTATTTTCAGAGATATGTAGAGCAACTTCCTAAAGCAGGAGAAATTGTTTTTTTTGATAGAAGTTGGTATAATAGAGCTGTTATAGAACCTGTTAATGGGTTTTGTACACAAAAGGAATATGATATTTTTATGAATCAAGTGAATGATTTTGAAAGAATGATTTTAGAATCTGGAATTCATGTCGTTAAAATTTACATGTCTATATCTAAAAAAGAGCAATCTAAACGTTTTGAAGAAATAAAAAGTGATCCATTAAAGCAATGGAAAATGACAAAACTAGATGAGAAAGCTCAAGATTTTTGGGATGATTACACCGTATATAAAAAATCTATGTTCGAGAAAACAAATACAGAAATTTCTCCTTGGAAAATTATTAGGGCAAATAGAAAAACGGATGCTCGTATAAATGTGATTAATCACATCTTAGATAGTATTCCTTATGATAAAAATTTAAAAATTTAA
- a CDS encoding Smr/MutS family protein — translation MCLEIGNKVAVLDDVLKGKVININGDEISVETTDGMIFKFNSSELVKVDIEQHELSKYSDINNSLLKDKISQNPPKKSLFKKEKKEVILEVDLHINKLVKSTRNMDNYDILNIQLDTAKNKVEFAISKRISKIVFIHGVGEGVLKSELQRLLNKYPIKYYDASYKKYGLGATEVYVFQN, via the coding sequence ATGTGTTTAGAAATTGGAAATAAAGTAGCGGTTTTAGATGATGTATTAAAAGGAAAGGTCATCAATATTAATGGTGATGAAATTTCTGTGGAAACAACTGATGGTATGATTTTTAAATTTAACTCATCAGAATTAGTAAAAGTAGATATTGAGCAGCACGAATTATCAAAATATAGTGATATAAATAATTCTCTTTTAAAGGATAAAATTTCTCAAAATCCTCCAAAGAAGAGTTTGTTTAAAAAAGAAAAAAAAGAAGTTATTTTAGAAGTAGATTTACATATTAATAAGCTAGTGAAATCCACTAGAAATATGGATAATTATGATATTTTGAATATTCAATTAGATACAGCAAAAAATAAAGTTGAGTTTGCTATTTCTAAAAGAATTTCGAAAATTGTATTTATACATGGAGTAGGAGAAGGAGTTTTAAAATCTGAACTTCAAAGATTATTAAATAAATATCCTATAAAGTATTACGATGCTTCTTATAAAAAATATGGCTTAGGAGCTACAGAAGTTTATGTATTTCAGAATTAA
- a CDS encoding cysteine desulfurase family protein — translation MKTVYLDNAATTQIDEEVIEVIHSSMKENFGNPSSIHQFGRKAKSAVETARKKIAKHFNVTASEIVFTAGGTEADNLILHNAVLNLGVKRIVTSKIEHHAVLHTCNHIEKTHNIIVDYVNVDEFGTINTDHLEELLSGSDTKTLVSLMLINNEIGNFLDVEKVSTICKKNNALFHSDTVQAMGHYPVDLHETPIDFVVASAHKFHGPKGVGFAYFKKGFGILPMLHGGDQEMGARSSTENVHSILGMEKALSIAISNLESDKNYIEDLKKYFISELKSVSDDIQFNGLSSNLNKSSYTILNVRFPYANDMLLFSLDMAGIAVSGGSACQSGSNKGSHVLTEILKTIDADKTSIRFSFSKYTTKQEINFVIDYLKRL, via the coding sequence ATGAAAACAGTCTATTTAGATAACGCTGCAACCACTCAAATTGATGAAGAAGTAATAGAAGTGATACATTCTTCTATGAAAGAAAACTTTGGAAACCCTTCTTCTATTCATCAATTTGGAAGAAAAGCAAAATCAGCAGTAGAAACTGCTAGAAAAAAAATTGCTAAACACTTTAATGTTACTGCAAGTGAAATTGTTTTTACAGCTGGTGGTACAGAAGCAGATAATTTAATTTTACATAATGCTGTTTTAAACCTAGGTGTAAAAAGAATCGTTACTTCTAAAATTGAACATCATGCTGTTCTTCATACGTGTAATCATATAGAAAAGACACATAATATAATTGTTGATTATGTTAATGTTGATGAATTTGGTACTATTAATACTGATCATTTAGAAGAATTACTTTCTGGTTCAGATACCAAAACATTGGTAAGTTTAATGCTTATAAATAATGAAATTGGTAATTTTTTAGATGTTGAAAAAGTTTCTACAATCTGTAAGAAAAATAATGCGCTTTTTCATTCAGATACTGTTCAGGCTATGGGGCATTATCCTGTAGATTTACATGAAACTCCAATAGATTTTGTAGTAGCGAGTGCTCATAAATTTCATGGACCAAAAGGAGTTGGTTTTGCTTATTTTAAAAAAGGGTTCGGCATTTTACCAATGCTTCATGGAGGAGATCAAGAAATGGGAGCAAGATCTAGTACAGAAAATGTTCATTCTATCTTAGGTATGGAAAAAGCATTGAGTATTGCTATTTCTAATTTAGAAAGTGATAAGAATTATATAGAAGATTTAAAAAAGTACTTTATTTCTGAATTGAAAAGTGTTTCAGACGATATTCAATTTAATGGACTTTCTTCAAACTTAAATAAAAGTAGTTATACTATTTTAAATGTACGTTTTCCTTATGCAAATGATATGCTTTTATTTAGTTTAGACATGGCTGGAATTGCTGTTTCTGGAGGAAGTGCATGTCAAAGCGGAAGTAATAAAGGATCACATGTGTTGACAGAAATTTTAAAGACTATTGATGCAGATAAAACCTCTATTAGGTTTTCTTTTTCTAAATACACTACAAAGCAAGAAATTAACTTTGTAATTGATTATTTGAAAAGGCTATAA
- a CDS encoding FdhF/YdeP family oxidoreductase, with translation MSKNPNEQPPEKLTGIRLTEVPKTSVGIKAIVSALTHIKNEVGVTKGIQLLSKMNQRDGFDCPGCAWPDPDEKRAFLAEYCENGAKAVAEEATKNKVSPIFFATNSVQELSKLSDYEIGKSGRITHPMYLPEGKDYYEEISWEKAFKLIADELNSLDSPDEAVFYTSGRTSNEAAFLYQLFVRQFGTNNLPDCSNMCHESSGVALSQTLGIGKGSVTLDDFNHADLVIVIGQNPGTNHPRMLAALGETKKQGGKIITINPLPEVGLMSFKDPQNPLKWIGSGQQLTDLFLQVKINGDVALLKIILKLMKEKEDAEPNSVFNHQFIKEKTAGIEALLKDLDTYSINELLPQTGLELSEIKKTTELIINNENIIICWAMGLTQHKNAVDNIRELVNILLLKGSIGKKGAGTCPVRGHSNVQGDRTMGIWERPKASFLDSLEKEFKFKAPREYGFDVVEAIEAMHQKKAKVFFGMGGNFISATPDTTFTAEALRNCNLTVQVSTKLNRSHLITGKSAIILPCLGRTEKDFQGNKEQFVSVENSMGVIHQSKGTLQPCSKELISEAAIVVGVANATLKNSTTNWSELISNYDLIRTKIEATIPGFENYNNRVRIKGGFYLPNNARENNFTPTKTGKANFSVNKPSEIELEKNQFMMMTIRTHDQYNTTIYGLNDRYRGVLNERRVIFMNEDDMKTLGLKKLDLVDLTSHFKNEERKAKGFLVVPYNIPSQCTATYFPEANVLVPLKSKADISNTPASKTVIITIKKR, from the coding sequence ATGTCTAAAAATCCAAATGAACAACCACCAGAAAAATTAACAGGAATTCGTTTAACTGAAGTTCCAAAAACTTCTGTTGGTATAAAGGCAATTGTTTCTGCTTTAACTCATATTAAGAATGAAGTTGGTGTTACTAAAGGAATTCAACTATTGTCTAAAATGAATCAAAGAGACGGTTTTGATTGTCCAGGTTGTGCATGGCCAGATCCGGATGAAAAAAGAGCTTTTTTAGCTGAATATTGCGAAAACGGAGCAAAAGCTGTTGCTGAAGAAGCTACTAAAAATAAAGTTTCTCCAATATTTTTCGCAACAAACTCTGTACAAGAATTATCTAAGTTATCTGATTATGAAATTGGTAAAAGTGGGAGAATTACGCATCCAATGTATTTACCTGAAGGAAAAGATTATTACGAAGAAATTTCTTGGGAGAAAGCTTTTAAATTAATTGCTGATGAATTAAATTCTTTAGATTCTCCTGATGAAGCTGTTTTTTATACTTCAGGAAGAACCAGTAATGAAGCTGCTTTTTTATATCAATTATTTGTACGTCAATTCGGTACAAACAATTTACCTGATTGCTCTAATATGTGTCATGAATCTAGTGGAGTCGCTTTATCACAAACACTCGGAATTGGTAAAGGCTCTGTAACTTTAGACGATTTTAATCATGCTGATTTGGTAATTGTAATTGGTCAAAACCCAGGTACAAACCATCCAAGAATGTTGGCTGCTTTGGGCGAAACAAAAAAACAAGGAGGAAAAATAATTACTATAAATCCTTTACCAGAAGTTGGATTAATGAGTTTTAAAGATCCACAAAACCCATTAAAATGGATTGGTTCTGGACAACAATTGACAGATTTATTTCTTCAAGTAAAAATAAACGGAGATGTTGCTTTGCTAAAAATTATCTTAAAGTTGATGAAAGAAAAAGAAGACGCTGAACCTAATTCCGTTTTTAATCATCAATTTATTAAAGAAAAAACAGCAGGAATAGAAGCACTTTTAAAAGATTTAGATACCTATTCTATTAATGAATTATTGCCACAAACTGGTTTAGAATTATCAGAAATAAAAAAAACTACAGAACTTATTATCAACAATGAAAACATTATTATTTGTTGGGCAATGGGTTTAACTCAACATAAAAATGCAGTTGATAACATTCGTGAACTTGTAAACATTTTACTTCTAAAAGGAAGTATTGGAAAAAAAGGAGCAGGAACTTGTCCTGTTCGTGGACACTCAAATGTTCAAGGAGACAGAACAATGGGAATTTGGGAAAGGCCAAAAGCATCCTTTTTAGACAGTTTAGAAAAAGAATTCAAATTTAAAGCTCCAAGAGAATATGGTTTTGATGTTGTTGAAGCCATTGAAGCGATGCATCAAAAGAAAGCAAAAGTATTTTTTGGAATGGGTGGGAATTTTATTTCTGCAACACCAGATACTACTTTTACTGCGGAAGCTTTACGTAATTGCAACTTAACGGTACAAGTATCAACAAAATTAAATAGGAGTCATTTAATTACAGGTAAAAGTGCTATTATATTGCCATGTTTAGGCAGAACAGAAAAAGATTTTCAAGGAAATAAAGAACAATTTGTTTCTGTAGAAAATTCTATGGGAGTTATCCATCAATCAAAAGGAACATTACAACCTTGTTCAAAAGAATTAATAAGTGAAGCAGCTATTGTTGTCGGTGTTGCAAATGCAACGTTAAAAAACTCAACTACAAATTGGTCTGAATTAATTTCTAATTACGATTTGATTCGAACTAAAATTGAAGCAACAATTCCAGGTTTTGAAAACTATAATAATCGTGTAAGAATTAAAGGAGGTTTTTATTTACCTAACAATGCTAGAGAAAACAACTTTACACCGACTAAAACTGGTAAAGCAAATTTTAGCGTTAATAAACCTTCAGAAATTGAGTTAGAAAAAAATCAATTTATGATGATGACGATTAGAACTCACGATCAATACAATACTACTATTTATGGTTTAAATGATCGATATAGAGGTGTTTTAAATGAAAGAAGAGTTATTTTCATGAATGAAGATGACATGAAAACTTTAGGTTTAAAAAAATTAGATTTAGTCGATTTAACAAGTCATTTTAAAAATGAAGAAAGAAAAGCAAAAGGTTTTTTAGTAGTTCCTTATAATATTCCAAGCCAATGTACTGCTACCTATTTCCCTGAAGCTAATGTATTAGTCCCTTTAAAAAGTAAAGCAGATATCAGTAACACGCCTGCTTCTAAAACAGTTATTATTACCATCAAAAAAAGATAA
- the fdhD gene encoding formate dehydrogenase accessory sulfurtransferase FdhD encodes MQTITYQALKINKNTQTSIQDVLVVEAALQININNEPYTVVMRTPDNDKELIRGLLFAEDIYKSDETLIFNIEKEDYEISTIINVTISKDLLGKGYLNKRTLLSVSSCGICGKKELKDLKVDGDKLTQNHSINSDLLQEMLAKMNSFQHTFKNSGGSHAAAIFNKKHEFLNIREDIGRHNAVDKVIGDLLIKGYLKQAKFLIVSGRVSYEIVSKAFIAKIPIIVAVSACSSLAVDFAKEFGICLIGFTREQKMTIYSNPSFVKTEVDYV; translated from the coding sequence ATGCAAACAATTACATATCAGGCACTAAAAATTAACAAAAACACCCAAACTTCTATTCAAGATGTTTTGGTTGTTGAAGCTGCATTGCAAATTAACATTAACAATGAACCTTATACAGTTGTTATGAGAACTCCTGATAATGACAAAGAATTAATAAGAGGTTTGCTTTTTGCAGAAGATATTTATAAGAGTGATGAAACTTTAATTTTCAATATAGAGAAAGAAGATTATGAAATTTCAACAATTATTAATGTTACTATTTCAAAAGATTTATTAGGAAAAGGTTATCTTAATAAAAGAACATTATTATCTGTTTCTTCTTGTGGAATTTGTGGTAAAAAAGAACTAAAAGACTTAAAGGTTGATGGAGATAAGTTAACTCAAAATCATTCTATTAATAGTGATTTATTACAAGAAATGCTTGCTAAAATGAATAGTTTTCAGCATACTTTTAAAAACTCTGGTGGAAGTCATGCTGCTGCCATTTTTAATAAAAAACATGAATTTTTAAATATCAGAGAAGATATAGGAAGACATAATGCTGTTGATAAAGTTATTGGAGATCTGTTGATAAAAGGGTATTTAAAACAAGCAAAATTCTTAATTGTGAGTGGTCGTGTTTCTTACGAAATTGTATCAAAAGCATTCATTGCAAAAATACCTATTATTGTTGCCGTTTCTGCTTGCTCTTCTTTAGCTGTAGATTTTGCAAAAGAGTTTGGTATTTGTTTAATCGGATTTACCAGAGAACAAAAAATGACAATTTATTCTAACCCATCATTTGTTAAAACAGAAGTTGATTATGTCTAA
- a CDS encoding class I SAM-dependent methyltransferase codes for MNPAILHPEVQQFITDNLKSNITKLILKGSPFDNISVQELANQIVAKQKSENKLSSWFNTKNIYYPAKISIEQTSSEITAEYKSTLVKGDLIIDITGGFGVDCFYFSKHFKEVTHCEINEGLSTIVKHNYQQLKAKNITTFSGDGLEYIKNSKKKFDCIYIDPSRRNDIKGKVFLLDDCLPNVPENIDFLFSKTNQILIKNSPILDITSTINELKFVKEIHIVAIQNEVKELLFLLEKDFEKPIKIKTVNIGKNDIQSFDFNYKEEAISEYSEPLTYLYEPNSAILKSGGFHQVSQQLNVFKLHQHSHLYTSEKIIDFPGRVFKIENVIPYNKKKIKNLLQDNKANITIRNFPKTVDQIRKETKIKDGGNSYLFFTTLNSKEFTVIYCKKTDK; via the coding sequence TTGAATCCGGCAATATTACATCCAGAAGTTCAGCAATTTATTACTGATAATTTAAAATCGAACATTACAAAACTGATTTTAAAAGGAAGTCCTTTTGATAATATTTCTGTACAAGAATTAGCGAATCAAATTGTTGCAAAACAAAAATCAGAAAACAAACTATCTTCTTGGTTTAATACCAAAAACATTTACTATCCGGCAAAAATTAGCATTGAGCAAACCTCATCAGAAATTACGGCAGAGTATAAATCTACTTTAGTAAAAGGAGATTTGATTATTGATATTACAGGTGGTTTTGGTGTTGATTGTTTTTATTTTTCTAAACACTTTAAAGAAGTAACACATTGTGAAATTAACGAAGGTTTATCAACAATTGTAAAACACAATTATCAACAATTAAAAGCAAAAAACATCACTACTTTTTCTGGTGACGGACTTGAATATATTAAGAATTCTAAAAAAAAATTCGATTGTATTTATATAGATCCATCAAGAAGAAATGATATTAAAGGAAAGGTTTTTTTATTGGATGATTGCTTACCCAATGTTCCAGAAAATATTGATTTTTTATTTTCAAAGACAAATCAAATTCTGATTAAAAACTCCCCTATTTTAGATATTACAAGCACTATAAATGAGTTGAAATTTGTAAAAGAAATTCATATTGTTGCTATTCAAAATGAGGTTAAAGAACTATTGTTTTTATTAGAAAAGGATTTTGAAAAACCAATCAAAATTAAAACAGTAAATATTGGTAAGAATGATATTCAATCATTTGATTTTAATTATAAAGAAGAAGCAATATCAGAGTATTCAGAACCACTCACCTACTTATATGAGCCAAATTCGGCTATTTTAAAATCTGGTGGATTTCATCAAGTATCACAGCAATTAAATGTATTTAAATTACATCAACATTCACATTTATATACTTCAGAAAAAATAATTGATTTTCCTGGGCGAGTTTTTAAGATTGAAAATGTGATTCCATATAATAAGAAGAAAATCAAAAATTTATTACAAGATAATAAAGCAAATATTACCATTAGAAATTTCCCGAAAACGGTAGATCAAATTAGAAAAGAGACAAAAATTAAAGATGGAGGAAACTCTTACTTATTCTTTACAACACTCAATTCCAAAGAGTTTACTGTTATTTATTGTAAAAAAACAGATAAATAA
- a CDS encoding AI-2E family transporter, whose protein sequence is MTSKILANGILRALGILLGIFLLGYFLYAIQSVIIYIIIAGILSLIARPVILFLRRKLKFPNTIAVVFTMVLMLGLLTGLFVMFIPLVAEQGKSLSLLEVDKLQENVQQIFNQTTAYFSSKGIDVLGELKNVDFVSQFKEIPNLLNSVLGAVGSLSVGLFSVLFISFFFMKDSQLLKKGVMTIIPNGTEGRFSKSLETINDLLSRYFIGLLTQITILFVLYTIILLVFDIDNAVVIAFLCALLNLIPYVGPMIGAVIMFMLSMISNIGLDFQTEILSTSLWIMFWYLIAQLVDNFASQPLIFSKTTKSHPLEIFLIIIIGGLLFGIVGMITAVPMYTALKVILKEFLSNNKIVKSLTKDL, encoded by the coding sequence ATGACATCAAAAATATTGGCAAACGGAATTTTAAGAGCTTTAGGAATCCTTTTAGGAATTTTCCTTTTGGGCTATTTTTTATATGCAATTCAATCTGTAATTATCTATATCATAATTGCCGGAATTTTATCATTAATTGCAAGGCCTGTCATTCTATTTTTAAGAAGAAAATTAAAGTTTCCTAATACAATTGCAGTTGTTTTTACAATGGTATTAATGCTGGGACTTTTAACAGGTTTATTTGTAATGTTTATCCCTTTAGTTGCCGAACAAGGTAAGAGTTTGTCTTTGCTAGAAGTAGATAAACTACAAGAGAATGTTCAACAAATATTTAATCAAACTACCGCTTATTTTTCATCAAAAGGCATTGATGTTTTAGGTGAATTAAAGAATGTAGATTTTGTTTCTCAATTTAAAGAAATCCCGAATTTATTAAACTCAGTTTTAGGAGCTGTTGGCTCTTTAAGCGTTGGTTTATTTTCTGTATTGTTTATCTCTTTCTTTTTTATGAAAGATAGCCAATTACTCAAAAAAGGAGTAATGACAATTATTCCAAATGGAACAGAAGGCAGGTTCTCAAAATCATTAGAAACCATTAATGATTTACTATCAAGATACTTTATAGGTTTGCTAACTCAAATTACAATTCTATTTGTTTTATACACCATAATTTTATTGGTTTTTGATATTGACAACGCTGTTGTAATTGCTTTTTTATGTGCTTTATTAAACTTAATTCCTTATGTTGGACCAATGATTGGTGCCGTTATAATGTTTATGCTATCTATGATAAGTAATATTGGTTTAGACTTTCAAACAGAAATATTATCAACCTCTTTATGGATTATGTTTTGGTATTTAATTGCGCAGTTAGTAGATAATTTTGCAAGTCAGCCACTTATTTTTTCTAAAACAACAAAGTCTCATCCTTTAGAAATATTTTTAATTATTATTATTGGTGGCTTACTTTTTGGAATTGTAGGTATGATAACTGCAGTGCCAATGTATACTGCTTTGAAAGTAATTTTAAAAGAGTTTTTGTCTAATAATAAAATAGTAAAATCTTTAACCAAAGACCTTTAA
- a CDS encoding pyridoxamine 5'-phosphate oxidase family protein: MEAYQQSKLNRIKRGANRGTYDVEKINTILDAGFICYVGYIYDEKPITIPMAYSRREDKIYIHGSTANRMLVSILESGETSITVMHLDGLVLARSGLHHSVNYRSVTLFGSLKKVEKDTDKTDILKWIVNQMVPNQWESIRPMHQKELDRTLIVEFTIETASAKVRDVGVIDEPEDYDLDVWAGVVPIKQVAEFPISDEGKPKNMEIPKHVLDYYEANK, encoded by the coding sequence ATGGAAGCATATCAACAATCAAAATTAAATAGAATTAAAAGAGGCGCCAATAGAGGAACTTACGATGTAGAAAAAATCAACACTATTTTAGATGCTGGTTTTATATGTTACGTAGGTTATATTTATGACGAAAAACCGATTACAATTCCGATGGCGTATTCTAGAAGAGAAGATAAAATTTACATTCATGGTTCTACGGCAAACAGAATGTTAGTTTCTATTTTAGAAAGCGGAGAAACATCAATAACCGTAATGCATTTAGATGGATTGGTTTTAGCACGTTCTGGTTTACATCACTCTGTGAATTATAGATCTGTTACACTTTTTGGAAGTTTAAAAAAGGTTGAAAAAGACACTGATAAAACGGATATCTTAAAGTGGATTGTAAATCAAATGGTACCAAATCAATGGGAATCGATTAGACCAATGCATCAAAAGGAATTAGATAGAACATTGATTGTAGAGTTCACGATTGAAACTGCTTCTGCAAAAGTGAGAGATGTTGGTGTTATTGATGAACCTGAAGATTATGATTTAGATGTTTGGGCAGGTGTTGTTCCTATAAAACAGGTTGCAGAATTCCCGATTTCTGATGAAGGAAAACCTAAAAATATGGAAATTCCGAAACACGTTTTAGATTATTATGAAGCTAACAAATAG